In the genome of Pseudocalidococcus azoricus BACA0444, the window GGTGTGCCAGCCCACGATCAACGGGATTATGAATTTGCCCAACAGAATCAACTGCCGATTAAGACCGTGATTATTCCCGCCAATCCAGAAGTAGTGAAATTGGATCAGGCCTACACGGAATCGGGAATTCTGATTAACTCGGGGGAATTTGATGGCCTGGAGTCACCCATTGCTAAAACTAAAATTATTGAATTTGCCGAATCGCAAGGGTGGGGCAGAGCCAGGATTCAATATCGCTTGCGTGATTGGTTAATTTCTCGTCAGCGTTATTGGGGTGTACCGATTCCGATTATTCATTGCCCAGATTGTGGCGCAGTTCCCGTTCCCGATGCAGATTTACCTGTGGTTTTGCCGGAAAATGTTGCATTTACAGGCCGGGGGGCTTCTCCTTTGGCACAACTAGAAGATTGGGTGAATGTCAAATGTCCCACCTGCGGCAAACCGGCCAAACGGGAAACCGACACGATGGATACCTTTATTGATTCCTCTTGGTATTTCTTGCGCTATGCCGATGCCCGTAATCAAGAAAAACCCTTTGATTCGGCCTTGGTCAATGACTGGTTGCCGGTGGATCAATATGTCGGGGGGATTGAACACGCCATTTTACACCTATTGTATTCCCGCTTTTTTACCAAAGTTCTCAAGGATCGGGGTTTAATTAACTTCAGTGAACCCTTCCAACGGCTATTAACCCAGGGGATGGTGCAAGGGAAAACCTATAAGAATCCCCAAACGGGCAAATATGTCATTCCCAGCCAAGTCAAAGACCCCAATAATCCCGTAGATCCCGAGTCGGGGATTGCCTTGGATGTGGTCTATGAAAAAATGTCCAAGTCAAAACACAACGGTGTCGCGCCGGGAGATGTGATTGCCAAATATGGTGCTGATACGGCCCGGATGTTTATTCTGTTTAAAGCTCCCCCCGAAAAAGATTTGGAATGGGATGATGCCGATGTGGAAGGACAATTTCGCTTCTTAAATCGGGTCTGGCGGTTGGTGACGGGCTATATCGAGAAAAATCCTCAAGTGCAATCCGCTCATGGAGAATGGAGTCCTGATGAGAAAAAACTCCGGCGCGCAATTCATACGGCCATTAAGGAAGTTAGTGAAGACCTGGCCCAAGACCATCAGTTCAATACGGCAATTTCCGAGTTGATGAAACTGAGCAATGCCTTGGGGGATGCGGCGGATTTAATCACTAGCCCCATCTATCAAGAAGGGATCAAAACCTTATTATTACTTCTCTCACCCTTTGCGCCCCATATTTCCGAAGAACTTTGGCAACAGCTACCTAATCAGACGTTAGAAAAATCCATTCATCTCCAGGCCTGGCCCAAGGTTGATCCCACTGCCCTAGTTGCGGATGAGATTTCCTTAGTGATTCAAATCATGGGCAAAACAAGGGGAGTGATTCAAGTTCCCGCCCAGGCCGAGGCCAATGACTTAGAAACCTATGCTCGCAATTCAGAGGTGGGAGAACGATATTTAGCTGGCCAAACAGTGAAAAAAGTCATTGTTGTCCCCGGTAAATTAATCAATTTT includes:
- the leuS gene encoding leucine--tRNA ligase, translating into MENRYQPQEIEPKWQDHWHQSGLDQTGTDTSQPKFYALSMFPYPSGNLHMGHVRNYTITDVIARVKKMQGYRVLHPMGWDAFGLPAENAAIERGIPPAQWTEANITQMKTQLQPLGLSYDWSRELATCRPDYYRWTQWLFLQFFEAGLAYQKEAAVNWDPIDQTVLANEQVDSEGRSWRSGAIVERKLLRQWFLKITDYAEALLQDLETLTGWPERVKLMQANWIGKSTGAYLEFPIVGSEQKIGVFTTRPDTVYGVTYVVLAPEHPLTQTVTTKKQQAKVKKFIESISHESELERTAEDKPKRGLATGGNALNPFTGEEIPIWIADYVLVEYGTGAVMGVPAHDQRDYEFAQQNQLPIKTVIIPANPEVVKLDQAYTESGILINSGEFDGLESPIAKTKIIEFAESQGWGRARIQYRLRDWLISRQRYWGVPIPIIHCPDCGAVPVPDADLPVVLPENVAFTGRGASPLAQLEDWVNVKCPTCGKPAKRETDTMDTFIDSSWYFLRYADARNQEKPFDSALVNDWLPVDQYVGGIEHAILHLLYSRFFTKVLKDRGLINFSEPFQRLLTQGMVQGKTYKNPQTGKYVIPSQVKDPNNPVDPESGIALDVVYEKMSKSKHNGVAPGDVIAKYGADTARMFILFKAPPEKDLEWDDADVEGQFRFLNRVWRLVTGYIEKNPQVQSAHGEWSPDEKKLRRAIHTAIKEVSEDLAQDHQFNTAISELMKLSNALGDAADLITSPIYQEGIKTLLLLLSPFAPHISEELWQQLPNQTLEKSIHLQAWPKVDPTALVADEISLVIQIMGKTRGVIQVPAQAEANDLETYARNSEVGERYLAGQTVKKVIVVPGKLINFVLVNKG